The proteins below come from a single Cololabis saira isolate AMF1-May2022 chromosome 2, fColSai1.1, whole genome shotgun sequence genomic window:
- the stk16 gene encoding serine/threonine-protein kinase 16, giving the protein MGQTLCLCSRGSITIENKKYYFVQKLDEGGFSYVDLVEGVKDGHFYALKRILCHDREGRQEAQTEVEMHHMFNHPNILSLVAYSFVEHGGKTEAWLLLPYIRKGSLWSVLEKLRDKGSLMPEKQILQIFRGICSGLKTVHEKGYAHRDLKPTNVLLDEDDRPVLMDLGSMNRARIEVRGSREAMTIQDWAAQRCTISYRAPELFNVESHCIIDERTDIWSLGCVLYCMMMLEGPYDLIFQKGDSVALAVQNPVTIPASCSYSEGLQMLLSSIMVSNPQERPNISWVLDQVQDLQSRSPNTQTNMV; this is encoded by the exons ATGGGGCAGACCCTGTGTTTATGCTCTCGTGGCTCCATCACCAtcgaaaacaaaaaatattactTTGTTCAGAAGCTAGATGAAGG AGGGTTCAGTTATGTTGATCTGGTGGAGGGGGTAAAGGATGGACACTTCTATGCTCTGAAGAGGATCCTGTGTCATGACAGAGAAGGTCGCCAGGAAGCTCAGACGGAAGTGGAAATGCATCACATGTTCAATCATCCCAACATCTTGAGTCTAGTTGCATACAGCTTTGTTGAACATGGGGGCAAGACTGAAGCCTGGCTTCTTTTGCCATACATAAGA AAAGGAAGTCTGTGGTCTGTACTTGAGAAGCTCAGAGACAAAGGGAGCTTAAtgcctgaaaaacagattttgcaAATCTTCCGGGGAATCTGTTCTGGATTGAAGACCGTTCATGAAAAAGGTTATGCACACAG AGACCTGAAGCCCACAAATGTTCTTCTGGATGAGGATGATAGGCCTGTCCTGATGGATCTGGGCTCAATGAACCGTGCAAGAATTGAG GTTAGGGGGTCCAGAGAAGCTATGACCATTCAGGACTGGGCAGCCCAGCGGTGCACCATTTCCTACAGGGCTCCTGAGCTCTTCAATGTAGAGAGTCACTGCATTATAGATGAGCGCACTGATATCTGG TCACTTGGTTGTGTGCTGTATTGCATGATGATGTTGGAGGGACCATATGATCTGATATTTCAGAAGGGGGACAGTGTTGCTTTGGCTGTTCAGAATCCAGTGACCATCCCGGCATCATGCAG ttATTCAGAGGGTTTGCAAATGCTGCTGAGCTCCATAATGGTATCAAATCCCCAAGAGAGACCAAACATCAGCTGGGTGCTTGACCAGGTGCAGGACCTGCAGAGTCGCAGCCCAAACACCCAAACCAACATGGTCTGA